A region from the Micrococcus cohnii genome encodes:
- a CDS encoding Rv0909 family putative TA system antitoxin produces the protein MDMNKIGDMANQHSDKIDDAQEQHGDKLGQHSDKINKGIDAAQDHFSKDDEQK, from the coding sequence ATGGACATGAACAAGATCGGCGATATGGCCAACCAGCACTCGGACAAGATCGACGACGCCCAGGAGCAGCACGGCGACAAGCTGGGCCAGCACTCCGACAAGATCAACAAGGGCATCGACGCCGCGCAGGATCACTTCTCCAAGGACGACGAGCAGAAGTGA
- a CDS encoding amino-acid N-acetyltransferase — protein MSSDVVLRPARTRDVAAIQALVQPLAERRVLLQKEKVAYYEAIQEFVVAEDRAGTLLGFGALHVMWEDIAEVRTLAVSEAARGRGVGHRLLQELLEQARRLGVARVFCLTFEVDFFQAHGFEVMADQSAVDPNVYAELLRSTDEGVAEFLDLARVKPNTLGNTRMILTL, from the coding sequence ATGAGCTCCGACGTGGTCCTGCGCCCGGCCCGCACGCGTGACGTCGCGGCGATCCAGGCCCTCGTGCAACCCCTGGCCGAGCGTCGGGTGCTGCTGCAGAAGGAGAAGGTGGCCTATTACGAGGCCATCCAGGAGTTCGTCGTCGCCGAGGACCGCGCAGGCACACTGCTGGGCTTCGGGGCCCTGCATGTGATGTGGGAGGACATCGCCGAGGTGCGCACCCTGGCCGTGTCCGAGGCGGCACGCGGGCGCGGTGTGGGGCACCGGCTGCTGCAGGAGCTGCTGGAGCAGGCGCGCCGGCTGGGCGTGGCCCGCGTGTTCTGCCTGACCTTCGAGGTCGACTTCTTTCAGGCCCACGGCTTCGAGGTGATGGCCGATCAGTCCGCGGTGGACCCGAACGTCTACGCCGAGCTGCTGCGCTCGACCGACGAGGGCGTCGCGGAATTCCTCGACCTCGCCCGGGTCAAACCGAACACCCTCGGCAACACCCGCATGATCCTCACGCTCTGA